One Actinomadura viridis genomic region harbors:
- a CDS encoding sensor histidine kinase — translation MTRDDHSQNAAPHGPAGAPPRDRAAPPTGFGPAVAHHAWRLSGRIVAGLGQLLLWILTGAGRLLKPLGVRIAAKLYGRRGAQPPGPGPGGDGRTRVAPATATAPLPRWINAWAEFTESWYFAPLTGLALTIAALAELAPRVSAPVSVAGGFAVAATLPLVWRREYLRPVAAIVLGAYAASLLTGQILLVTTAFAALWTLYSLARQLPRQSAGALAVGGVVVVAVVYLATGTLDDIPWPAAVVAVLAAIGLGDARRVVETAGRTQAEADERTSETLTRLTAVQREQAVMRERARIARELHDVVAHSVSMIAVQAETAPYTMRNLSPEARDGYTEIAKTAREALVEMRRLLSVLRADAKPEHESAPQPRLDRLPDLVEQHRGAGGHVDLSVRGDPRDLSTTVELSAYRIVQEALTNARRHAPGAGVRVELTYLPDRLAVRVRDDGASAPTMVLNRDGTPARTAVLDPAGAGTGQDGRTRVETPPGGAAGGGHGLVGMRERATMLGGRFSAGPAAEGGFVVEADLPLSREESPTRDPRSQASPGRP, via the coding sequence GTGACCCGCGACGACCATTCCCAGAACGCAGCGCCCCACGGCCCGGCGGGCGCACCGCCCCGTGACCGGGCGGCGCCGCCGACCGGGTTCGGGCCGGCGGTCGCCCACCACGCGTGGCGGCTGTCCGGCCGGATCGTGGCGGGGCTCGGCCAGCTCCTGCTGTGGATCCTCACCGGCGCCGGCCGGCTGCTCAAGCCGCTCGGCGTGCGGATCGCCGCCAAGCTGTACGGGCGCCGGGGGGCCCAGCCCCCGGGCCCGGGGCCGGGCGGCGACGGCCGGACCAGGGTGGCCCCCGCCACGGCGACCGCGCCGCTGCCGCGCTGGATCAACGCCTGGGCCGAGTTCACCGAGTCCTGGTACTTCGCGCCGCTCACCGGCCTCGCGCTGACCATCGCCGCGCTGGCCGAGCTGGCGCCCCGGGTGTCCGCCCCGGTGAGCGTGGCCGGCGGGTTCGCCGTGGCGGCCACGCTCCCGCTGGTGTGGCGGAGGGAGTACCTGCGGCCGGTCGCCGCCATCGTCCTCGGCGCGTACGCGGCCAGCCTGCTGACCGGCCAGATCCTCCTGGTGACCACCGCCTTCGCCGCGCTCTGGACGCTGTACTCGCTGGCCCGGCAGCTGCCCCGGCAGTCCGCCGGCGCGCTCGCGGTCGGCGGCGTGGTGGTCGTCGCCGTGGTCTACCTGGCCACCGGCACCCTGGACGACATCCCGTGGCCGGCCGCGGTCGTCGCGGTGCTGGCGGCGATCGGCCTGGGCGACGCGCGCCGGGTGGTGGAGACGGCGGGGCGCACCCAGGCGGAGGCCGACGAGCGCACCAGCGAGACCCTCACCCGGCTCACCGCCGTCCAGCGCGAGCAGGCCGTCATGCGCGAGCGCGCCCGGATCGCCCGCGAACTGCACGACGTGGTCGCGCACTCCGTCTCGATGATCGCGGTGCAGGCGGAGACCGCCCCGTACACCATGCGGAACCTCTCGCCGGAGGCGCGCGACGGCTACACCGAGATCGCCAAGACCGCCCGGGAGGCGCTGGTGGAGATGCGCCGCCTGCTGAGCGTGCTGCGGGCCGACGCCAAGCCGGAGCACGAGTCGGCGCCCCAGCCCCGGCTCGACCGGCTGCCCGACCTGGTCGAGCAGCACCGGGGCGCGGGCGGGCACGTCGACCTCAGCGTGCGGGGCGATCCCCGCGACCTGTCCACCACGGTCGAGCTGTCGGCGTACCGGATCGTGCAGGAGGCGCTCACCAACGCGCGGCGGCACGCGCCCGGCGCCGGGGTCCGGGTCGAGCTCACCTACCTGCCGGACCGGCTGGCGGTACGGGTCCGCGACGACGGCGCCTCCGCGCCCACCATGGTCCTGAACCGGGACGGCACGCCGGCGCGTACGGCGGTGCTGGACCCCGCGGGCGCCGGAACCGGCCAGGACGGGCGTACCCGCGTGGAAACCCCGCCCGGGGGCGCGGCGGGCGGCGGGCACGGCCTCGTGGGGATGCGGGAACGTGCGACCATGCTGGGCGGACGGTTCTCCGCCGGCCCGGCCGCCGAGGGCGGGTTCGTGGTGGAGGCCGATCTTCCGTTGTCGAGGGAGGAGAGCCCCACCCGTGACCCCCGTTCCCAGGCATCGCCCGGCCGTCCCTGA
- a CDS encoding DUF3499 domain-containing protein, with protein MSPVRICSRTACKAPAVFTLTYVYRDSTAVLGPLATYAEPHCYDLCAEHSERLTAPMGWELVRLPVEEESEPSADDLEALADAVREAARPAPGAPGQEPVGQGTEVGRRGHLRVLRSEPAGAKSKPVQE; from the coding sequence GTGAGCCCCGTCCGCATCTGCTCCCGCACCGCCTGCAAGGCGCCCGCAGTCTTCACGCTCACGTATGTCTACCGCGACTCGACAGCCGTCCTGGGCCCCCTCGCCACGTACGCCGAGCCGCACTGCTACGACCTGTGCGCGGAGCACTCCGAGCGGCTCACCGCCCCGATGGGATGGGAACTCGTCCGGCTTCCGGTCGAGGAGGAGAGCGAGCCGAGCGCCGACGACCTGGAGGCCCTGGCCGACGCGGTCCGCGAGGCGGCCAGGCCCGCCCCCGGGGCCCCCGGGCAGGAGCCGGTCGGGCAGGGGACCGAGGTCGGCCGGCGCGGCCACCTGCGGGTGCTGCGCTCCGAGCCCGCCGGGGCCAAGAGCAAGCCGGTCCAGGAGTGA
- a CDS encoding MFS transporter, producing MTNALRASHPAKGSSQEGGRLRRGPLLLMSVATGLSVAGNYFAQPLLDVIGRELRLSTTMAALIVTAAQAGYALGLMTLVPLGDLVERRRLAVALLGATSVFLLVSAVAPSGPVLLAGTLLTALTSVAAQVVVPFAVTLAAPEERGRVVGTVMTGLLLGGLLARTASGALSEPAGWRTIYWVNAILVAVVAVLLWRFLPRLHTPAGLSYPALLRSTAALFRDEPVLRLRAGIGALSLASFNVLWTAVTFLLAGPHYGWSEAQIGLFGLVGVAGTLSTPVAGRLADRGLVGWVGGVGTALLALSWAATGMGGGGSLAWLLGGVLVLNAAQQAVLNANQNVLYALRPEIRNRLNSAFMTAFFAGGAAGSALTSVVWVHGGWTGVSVLGGTLAAGSFALWALDRARGGDLKGSAGTPGR from the coding sequence ATGACGAACGCGCTGAGAGCCTCCCACCCGGCGAAGGGGTCCTCCCAGGAGGGCGGGCGGCTGCGGCGCGGGCCGCTGCTGCTCATGTCGGTGGCGACCGGCCTGTCGGTCGCGGGCAACTACTTCGCCCAGCCGCTGCTCGACGTGATCGGCCGGGAGCTGCGGCTGAGCACCACGATGGCCGCCCTCATCGTGACGGCCGCCCAGGCGGGCTACGCGCTGGGACTGATGACCCTCGTCCCGCTGGGCGACCTGGTGGAACGCCGCCGCCTGGCGGTCGCGCTGCTCGGCGCGACCTCGGTGTTCCTGCTGGTGTCGGCGGTGGCGCCCAGCGGTCCGGTGCTGCTGGCGGGGACCCTGCTCACCGCGCTGACCTCCGTGGCGGCGCAGGTCGTGGTGCCGTTCGCCGTCACGCTCGCCGCCCCCGAGGAGCGCGGCCGGGTGGTCGGGACGGTGATGACCGGGCTGCTGCTGGGCGGCCTGCTCGCCCGTACGGCGTCGGGCGCGCTGTCGGAACCGGCGGGCTGGCGGACGATCTACTGGGTCAACGCGATCCTGGTGGCGGTCGTGGCGGTGCTGCTGTGGCGCTTCCTGCCCCGCCTGCACACCCCCGCCGGGCTCTCCTATCCGGCGTTGCTGCGTTCGACCGCCGCCCTGTTCCGGGACGAGCCGGTGCTGCGCCTGCGGGCGGGCATCGGCGCGCTGTCCCTGGCGTCGTTCAACGTGCTCTGGACGGCCGTGACCTTCCTGCTGGCCGGGCCTCACTACGGGTGGTCGGAGGCGCAGATCGGGCTGTTCGGCCTGGTGGGCGTCGCGGGCACGCTGTCGACGCCGGTCGCGGGCCGGCTGGCCGACCGCGGGTTGGTGGGATGGGTCGGCGGGGTCGGCACCGCCCTGCTCGCGCTCTCCTGGGCGGCGACCGGGATGGGCGGGGGCGGTTCCCTCGCCTGGCTGCTCGGCGGCGTGCTGGTGCTGAACGCCGCCCAGCAAGCAGTCCTGAACGCCAACCAGAACGTCCTCTACGCCCTGCGCCCCGAGATCCGCAACCGGCTGAACTCGGCGTTCATGACCGCCTTCTTCGCCGGCGGCGCGGCGGGGTCGGCCCTCACCTCCGTCGTCTGGGTGCACGGCGGCTGGACCGGCGTGAGCGTCCTGGGCGGGACATTGGCCGCCGGAAGCTTCGCGCTCTGGGCCCTGGACCGGGCCCGGGGAGGCGACCTCAAAGGTTCGGCGGGGACTCCAGGTCGGTGA
- a CDS encoding phosphomannomutase/phosphoglucomutase has product MGDLAKIFKAYDIRGVVPDELDAETAEAIGAAFVRVTGAAAVVTAHDMRASSEPLAAAFARGATGQGADVIEAGLGSTDMLYYASGVLDLPGAMFTASHNPAKYNGLKLCRSGARPIGRDTGLTEIRDLVAQGVPAHDGPRGTVSRRDLLQGYADHLKTLVDLSGIRPLKVAVDAGNGMGGHTVPSVFEGLPIDLVPLYFELDGTFPNHEANPIEPENLRDLQAKVRETGADIGLAFDGDADRCFVVDERGEIVSPSAVTALVAVRELAKHPGSPIVHNLITSKAVPEIVAEHGGSPIRTRVGHSFIKQTMAESGAVFGGEHSAHFYFRDFWFADSGMLAALHVLAALGEQPEPLSRLLEEYTRYAASGEINSEVADQAAATARVRAAFEGRPGVTVDELDGLTVGAGDWWFNLRPSNTEPLLRLNAEAADEPTVAEIRDEVLAIVRKK; this is encoded by the coding sequence GTGGGCGACCTCGCCAAGATCTTCAAGGCGTACGACATCCGCGGTGTGGTGCCGGATGAGCTCGACGCCGAGACCGCCGAGGCGATCGGCGCGGCCTTCGTCCGGGTGACCGGGGCCGCCGCCGTCGTCACCGCCCACGACATGCGCGCCTCGTCCGAGCCGCTGGCGGCCGCGTTCGCCCGCGGGGCCACCGGCCAGGGCGCCGACGTGATCGAGGCCGGGCTCGGCTCCACCGACATGCTCTACTACGCCAGCGGCGTGCTGGACCTGCCCGGCGCGATGTTCACCGCCAGCCACAACCCGGCGAAGTACAACGGCCTCAAGCTGTGCCGGTCCGGGGCCCGCCCGATCGGCCGCGACACCGGCCTGACCGAGATCCGCGACCTGGTCGCCCAGGGGGTGCCCGCCCACGACGGGCCGCGCGGCACCGTGTCCCGGCGCGACCTGCTCCAGGGCTACGCCGACCACCTGAAGACGCTGGTCGACCTGTCGGGCATCCGCCCGCTCAAGGTCGCCGTCGACGCGGGCAACGGCATGGGCGGTCACACCGTCCCGTCGGTGTTCGAGGGGCTGCCGATCGACCTGGTGCCGCTCTACTTCGAGCTGGACGGCACGTTCCCCAACCACGAGGCCAACCCGATCGAGCCGGAGAACCTGCGCGACCTCCAGGCCAAGGTGCGCGAGACCGGCGCCGACATCGGCCTGGCCTTCGACGGCGACGCCGATCGCTGCTTCGTCGTGGACGAGCGGGGCGAGATCGTGTCGCCGTCCGCGGTGACCGCCCTGGTCGCGGTGCGGGAGCTGGCCAAGCACCCCGGTTCCCCGATCGTGCACAACCTGATCACCTCCAAGGCCGTGCCGGAGATCGTGGCCGAGCACGGCGGCAGCCCGATCCGGACCCGCGTCGGGCACTCGTTCATCAAGCAGACGATGGCCGAGAGCGGCGCCGTCTTCGGCGGCGAGCACTCGGCGCACTTCTACTTCCGCGACTTCTGGTTCGCCGACTCCGGGATGCTGGCCGCGCTGCACGTGCTGGCCGCCCTCGGCGAGCAGCCCGAGCCGCTGTCGCGGCTGCTGGAGGAGTACACCCGGTACGCCGCGTCCGGCGAGATCAACAGCGAGGTGGCCGACCAGGCCGCCGCGACCGCGCGGGTCCGCGCCGCGTTCGAGGGCCGGCCCGGCGTCACCGTCGACGAGCTGGACGGGCTGACCGTGGGCGCCGGCGACTGGTGGTTCAACCTGCGGCCCTCCAACACCGAGCCGCTGCTGCGCCTCAACGCGGAGGCCGCCGACGAGCCGACCGTGGCCGAGATCCGCGACGAAGTCCTGGCCATCGTGAGGAAGAAGTGA
- a CDS encoding cation diffusion facilitator family transporter has translation MSAEGGTKAIVAALAANLGIAVSKFVAFVFTGSSSMLAESIHSVADSGNQGLLLIGRKRSERRRTPQHPFGYGRERYFYAFVVAVVLFTVGAAFSLYEGIHKISDPHKVESPAWAFGVLSAAIVMEIFSFRTAIVESNRVRGDKSWVQFIRRSKAPELPVVLLEDLGALVGLILALLGVTMAVVTGDGVWDGVGTVAIGVLLALIAIILALETKSLLIGEGADPEVEGRIVAALESVDEVARVIHIRTQYVGPEEMLIAAKIAVDHDDTAAEVARGIDAAEAKIRAQFPEARLIYLEPAIDHADLKSTEQTATSS, from the coding sequence ATGAGTGCTGAGGGCGGAACCAAGGCGATCGTCGCCGCGCTGGCCGCCAACCTCGGGATCGCGGTGTCGAAGTTCGTCGCGTTCGTGTTCACGGGGTCGTCGTCCATGCTGGCAGAGTCGATCCACTCCGTGGCCGACTCGGGTAATCAGGGTCTGCTGCTGATCGGCCGCAAGCGCTCCGAGCGGAGGCGCACGCCGCAGCACCCCTTCGGCTACGGCCGTGAACGCTACTTCTACGCCTTCGTCGTCGCGGTCGTGCTGTTCACGGTCGGCGCCGCGTTCTCGCTGTACGAGGGCATCCACAAGATCTCCGACCCGCACAAGGTCGAGTCGCCCGCCTGGGCGTTCGGGGTGCTGAGCGCGGCGATCGTCATGGAGATCTTCTCGTTCCGTACCGCGATCGTGGAGTCCAACCGCGTCCGCGGCGACAAGTCCTGGGTGCAGTTCATCCGGCGTTCCAAGGCGCCCGAGCTGCCCGTGGTGCTGCTGGAGGACCTCGGCGCGCTGGTCGGCCTGATCCTGGCGCTGCTGGGCGTCACGATGGCCGTGGTCACCGGCGACGGCGTCTGGGACGGCGTCGGCACGGTCGCCATCGGCGTGCTGCTCGCCCTGATCGCGATCATCCTGGCGCTCGAGACCAAGAGCCTGCTGATCGGCGAGGGCGCCGACCCCGAGGTCGAGGGACGGATCGTGGCGGCGCTGGAGTCGGTCGACGAGGTCGCCCGCGTGATCCACATCCGGACCCAGTACGTCGGGCCGGAGGAGATGCTGATCGCCGCCAAGATCGCGGTCGACCACGACGACACGGCGGCGGAGGTGGCGCGCGGGATCGACGCGGCCGAGGCCAAGATCAGGGCGCAGTTCCCGGAGGCCCGCCTGATCTACCTGGAGCCCGCGATCGACCACGCCGACCTGAAGAGCACGGAGCAGACGGCCACCTCGTCCTGA
- a CDS encoding response regulator: MIRVLIVDDQTIVRAGFAALLDAQPDISVAGEAGDGREAVRLAEAERPDVIVMDIRMPGMDGIEATRRILAQPWAGGVRVLVLTTFDVDEYVYEALAVGASGFLLKDATAEDLVSAVRVVARGDSLLAPQVTGRLIREFTKQRRNRPQAPSELSTLTARETEVLVLIAGGLSNGEIAQRLVVSEHTVKTHVARVFTKLGLRDRAQAVMLAYEYGVVVPGENEGRRPPA; the protein is encoded by the coding sequence GTGATCAGGGTGCTGATCGTCGACGACCAGACGATCGTGCGGGCCGGGTTCGCCGCGCTGCTGGACGCCCAGCCCGACATCTCCGTGGCCGGTGAGGCGGGCGACGGCCGGGAGGCGGTGCGGCTGGCCGAGGCCGAGCGGCCCGACGTGATCGTGATGGACATCCGGATGCCCGGCATGGACGGCATCGAGGCCACCCGCCGCATCCTGGCGCAGCCGTGGGCGGGCGGCGTCCGCGTCCTGGTCCTGACCACCTTCGACGTGGACGAGTACGTCTACGAGGCCCTCGCCGTGGGCGCCAGCGGCTTCCTGCTCAAGGACGCCACCGCGGAGGATCTGGTCTCGGCCGTCCGGGTCGTCGCCCGCGGCGACTCGCTGCTGGCGCCGCAGGTCACCGGGCGGCTCATCCGCGAGTTCACCAAGCAGCGCCGCAACCGGCCCCAGGCCCCGTCCGAGCTGTCCACCCTGACCGCCCGCGAGACCGAGGTCCTGGTGCTCATCGCCGGCGGCCTGTCCAACGGCGAGATCGCCCAGCGGCTGGTGGTCAGCGAGCACACGGTGAAGACCCACGTGGCGCGGGTCTTCACCAAGCTGGGGCTGCGCGACCGGGCCCAGGCCGTCATGCTCGCCTACGAGTACGGCGTCGTGGTCCCCGGAGAGAACGAGGGCCGCCGCCCGCCCGCCTGA
- a CDS encoding SIS domain-containing protein → MVSQGVDAGRLDDPGAIEAADPGGMLRQVASSAAQIREAARLAAEAGVRTLAEDGRPRAIVVSGMGGSGISGDVLAAVCGLGCPVPIVTVRGHRLPGWVGASDLVMAVSCSGGTEETLAVAAEAARRGCRLLFVGGSGSPLARLAEQTRALFVPVRSVGQPRSTLWGLTVPLLMAARTLGLADVPDAVLESAAARLEDVAHQCRPASEPFVNPAKRIALELMGDVPLVWGTSPLAGTAAYRFCCQLNENAKYPGVHGELPEAGHNQVVAFDGFFASGGPVAGADDFFRDREEEAEHGLHLVVMRDREEDPRVGVRREVAVGLARERGVAVTEIPAEGDHPLERIATMIALADYITVYLAIALGVDPTPVSAIHELKTRVAGT, encoded by the coding sequence ATGGTGAGCCAGGGCGTGGACGCCGGGCGGCTGGACGATCCCGGAGCGATCGAGGCCGCCGACCCGGGCGGGATGCTGCGCCAGGTGGCCTCCTCGGCGGCGCAGATCCGGGAGGCCGCGCGGCTGGCCGCGGAGGCGGGCGTGCGGACGCTGGCCGAGGACGGCCGCCCGCGGGCGATCGTGGTCAGCGGCATGGGCGGCTCGGGCATCTCCGGCGACGTGCTCGCCGCCGTCTGCGGGCTCGGCTGCCCGGTGCCGATCGTGACCGTGCGGGGCCACCGGCTGCCGGGCTGGGTGGGCGCGTCCGACCTGGTGATGGCCGTGTCCTGCTCCGGCGGCACCGAGGAGACCCTGGCGGTCGCGGCGGAGGCGGCCCGGCGCGGGTGCCGGTTGCTGTTCGTGGGCGGGTCCGGGTCGCCACTGGCCCGGCTGGCGGAGCAGACCCGCGCTCTGTTCGTGCCGGTCCGCTCGGTGGGCCAGCCCCGGTCCACGCTGTGGGGGCTGACCGTGCCGCTGCTGATGGCGGCGCGCACGCTCGGGCTGGCCGACGTTCCGGACGCCGTCCTGGAGTCGGCCGCCGCACGGCTGGAGGATGTCGCGCACCAGTGCCGCCCGGCCAGCGAGCCGTTCGTCAACCCGGCCAAGCGGATCGCGCTCGAACTCATGGGCGACGTGCCGCTGGTGTGGGGCACCTCGCCGCTCGCGGGCACGGCGGCGTACCGGTTCTGCTGCCAGCTCAACGAGAACGCCAAGTACCCGGGCGTCCACGGCGAGCTGCCCGAGGCCGGGCACAACCAGGTGGTGGCGTTCGACGGGTTCTTCGCCTCGGGCGGCCCGGTGGCCGGCGCCGACGACTTCTTCCGGGACCGGGAGGAGGAGGCCGAACACGGCCTCCACCTGGTCGTCATGCGCGACCGCGAGGAGGATCCGCGGGTCGGCGTGCGCCGCGAGGTCGCGGTCGGCCTGGCCCGCGAGCGGGGGGTGGCCGTCACCGAGATCCCCGCCGAGGGCGACCACCCGCTGGAGAGAATCGCGACAATGATCGCCCTCGCGGACTACATCACGGTTTACTTGGCTATCGCGCTGGGGGTCGACCCGACACCGGTGTCGGCCATTCACGAGCTGAAGACAAGGGTTGCTGGTACATGA
- a CDS encoding MerR family DNA-binding transcriptional regulator — MRITEAARRLGTSPRMLRYRESLGLLPATREAAPRSRSTAAGGHRRFGDAELRAVALALALEKRYDVGPSELAFALRVLAEPDVQARVRELGERIGRLSAPPARALDFEKEKALRLLQRRRP, encoded by the coding sequence ATGCGCATCACGGAGGCCGCCCGCCGGCTCGGCACCTCGCCCCGCATGCTCCGCTACCGCGAGAGCCTCGGCCTGCTCCCCGCCACCAGGGAGGCCGCGCCGAGGTCGCGGAGCACGGCGGCCGGGGGGCACCGGCGCTTCGGCGACGCCGAGCTGCGCGCCGTGGCCCTGGCCCTGGCGCTGGAGAAACGTTACGACGTCGGGCCGTCCGAGCTGGCCTTCGCCCTGCGCGTCCTGGCCGAGCCCGACGTCCAGGCCCGGGTGCGGGAGCTGGGCGAACGGATCGGCCGGCTTTCCGCGCCGCCCGCACGCGCCCTCGACTTCGAGAAGGAGAAGGCCCTCCGCCTCCTCCAGCGCCGCCGCCCCTGA
- the ahcY gene encoding adenosylhomocysteinase: protein MSDIADVSLAYEGVKRIEWADRTMPVLRQIRERFALERPLDGLRVAACMHVTTETANLIRTLQAGGASVALAASNPLSTQDDTAAALVQEYGAEVFARSGTDREGYYRHIHQALETGPDLVLDDGCDLVNTLHSERTDLLGTVKAGCEETTTGVIRLHQMAREGVLRFPVVAVNDTDTKHMFDNRYGTGQSTLDGIVRATNTLLAGKTIVIAGFGYCGRGLAERARGLGARVVVTEIDPVKALDAALQGFAVQQMAEAAPDGDVFITVTGNRDVIAAEHLRVMKDGAILANSGHFDIEIDVRALADLAVEVHRGVRPQADEYVLADGRRLVLLAEGRLVNLAAAEGHPAAVMDMSFADQALTCAWLATAHESLEPAVHEVPKEIDTEVARLKLASMSISIDSLTADQEDYLHSWRLGS from the coding sequence ATGAGCGACATCGCGGACGTCTCTCTCGCCTACGAGGGCGTCAAGCGCATCGAGTGGGCCGACCGGACCATGCCGGTGCTCCGGCAGATCCGGGAACGCTTCGCGCTGGAACGGCCCCTGGACGGCCTGCGGGTCGCCGCCTGCATGCACGTCACCACCGAGACCGCCAACCTCATCCGCACCCTGCAGGCGGGTGGGGCGAGCGTGGCGCTGGCCGCGTCCAACCCGCTCTCCACGCAGGACGACACGGCCGCGGCGCTCGTCCAGGAGTACGGGGCCGAGGTGTTCGCCCGTTCCGGCACCGACCGGGAGGGCTACTACCGGCACATCCACCAGGCCCTGGAGACCGGCCCCGACCTGGTCCTGGACGACGGCTGCGATCTGGTCAACACCCTCCACAGCGAGCGGACCGACCTGCTCGGCACCGTCAAGGCCGGGTGCGAGGAGACCACGACCGGCGTGATCCGCCTGCACCAGATGGCCCGCGAGGGCGTCCTGCGGTTCCCGGTGGTGGCGGTGAACGACACCGACACCAAGCACATGTTCGACAACCGGTACGGGACGGGGCAGTCCACGCTGGACGGCATCGTCCGCGCCACCAACACCCTGCTCGCCGGCAAGACCATCGTCATCGCGGGCTTCGGCTACTGCGGCCGGGGCCTGGCCGAGCGCGCCCGGGGGCTGGGCGCCCGGGTGGTGGTCACCGAGATCGACCCGGTGAAGGCCCTCGACGCCGCGCTCCAGGGGTTCGCCGTCCAGCAGATGGCCGAGGCCGCGCCGGACGGCGACGTGTTCATCACCGTGACCGGCAATCGCGACGTGATCGCGGCCGAGCACCTGCGGGTGATGAAGGACGGCGCGATCCTCGCCAACTCCGGGCACTTCGACATCGAGATCGACGTGCGGGCGCTGGCCGACCTGGCCGTCGAGGTGCACCGCGGCGTCCGTCCCCAGGCCGACGAGTACGTGCTGGCCGACGGGCGGCGGCTGGTCCTGCTGGCCGAGGGGCGCCTGGTCAACCTGGCCGCCGCGGAGGGGCACCCGGCCGCCGTGATGGACATGTCGTTCGCCGACCAGGCCCTGACCTGCGCCTGGCTGGCCACCGCCCACGAGAGCCTCGAACCGGCCGTGCACGAGGTGCCCAAGGAGATCGACACCGAGGTGGCGCGGCTCAAGCTGGCGTCCATGTCGATCTCCATCGACAGCCTCACCGCCGACCAGGAGGACTACCTGCACTCCTGGCGGCTCGGTTCCTGA
- the ahcY gene encoding adenosylhomocysteinase, translated as MDYKVADLSLAEFGRREIRLAEHEMPGLMATRAEYAEAKPLRGAKIMGSLHMTIQTAVLIETLVELGADVRWVSCNIFSTQDHAAAAVVVGQDGTPEDPKGVPVFAWKGETLEEYWWCTDQALAWPDGSGPNMILDDGGDATLLVHKGAEYEKAGAVPAATADDPEEWGIILDTLRRTIAERPGRWTETAAGIMGVTEETTTGVHRLYEMAKAGTLAFPAINVNDSVTKSKFDNKYGCRHSVIDGLNRATDVLIGGKVAVVCGYGDVGKGCADALRGQGARVIVTEIDPICALQAAMDGFQVTTLEDVVGIADIFVTTTGNFNIITADHMAAMKHQAIVSNIGHFDNEIDMAGLAKVPGIVKTEIKPQVAEWRFPDGHTILVLAEGRLMNLGCATGHPSFVMSNSFTNQVIAQIELFTKTEEYPVGVYVLPKHLDEKVARLHLDALGVKLTELTKEQAAYIGVHVEGPYKPDHYRY; from the coding sequence ATGGATTACAAGGTCGCGGACCTGTCCCTGGCCGAGTTCGGGCGCCGGGAGATCCGGCTCGCCGAGCACGAGATGCCCGGCCTCATGGCGACGCGCGCCGAGTACGCCGAGGCCAAGCCGCTCCGCGGGGCGAAGATCATGGGCTCGCTGCACATGACGATCCAGACCGCGGTGCTGATCGAGACCCTCGTGGAACTGGGCGCCGACGTGCGCTGGGTCTCGTGCAACATCTTCTCCACTCAGGACCACGCCGCCGCGGCCGTCGTGGTGGGCCAGGACGGCACGCCCGAGGACCCCAAGGGCGTCCCGGTGTTCGCCTGGAAGGGCGAGACGCTGGAGGAGTACTGGTGGTGCACCGACCAGGCCCTGGCATGGCCGGACGGCTCCGGCCCCAACATGATCCTCGATGACGGCGGCGACGCGACCCTGCTGGTGCACAAGGGCGCCGAGTACGAGAAGGCCGGGGCCGTCCCCGCCGCCACCGCCGACGACCCCGAGGAGTGGGGGATCATCCTGGACACGCTCCGGCGGACCATCGCCGAGCGTCCGGGCCGCTGGACCGAGACCGCCGCCGGGATCATGGGCGTGACCGAGGAGACCACCACCGGCGTCCACCGTCTCTACGAGATGGCCAAGGCCGGCACGCTGGCGTTCCCCGCGATCAACGTCAACGACTCGGTGACCAAGTCCAAGTTCGACAACAAGTACGGCTGCCGGCACAGCGTCATCGACGGCCTCAACCGGGCCACCGACGTGCTCATCGGCGGCAAGGTCGCCGTGGTGTGCGGCTACGGCGACGTGGGCAAGGGCTGCGCCGACGCGCTGCGCGGCCAGGGCGCCCGGGTCATCGTGACCGAGATCGACCCGATCTGCGCGCTCCAGGCGGCCATGGACGGCTTCCAGGTCACCACCCTGGAGGACGTCGTCGGGATCGCCGACATCTTCGTCACCACCACCGGCAACTTCAACATCATCACCGCCGACCACATGGCGGCGATGAAGCACCAGGCGATCGTGTCCAACATCGGGCACTTCGACAACGAGATCGACATGGCCGGCCTGGCCAAGGTCCCCGGGATCGTCAAGACCGAGATCAAGCCGCAGGTCGCCGAGTGGCGCTTCCCGGACGGGCACACCATCCTCGTGCTCGCCGAGGGCCGCCTGATGAACCTGGGCTGCGCCACCGGCCACCCCTCGTTCGTGATGTCCAACTCCTTCACCAACCAGGTGATCGCGCAGATCGAGCTGTTCACCAAGACCGAGGAGTACCCGGTCGGCGTGTACGTGCTGCCCAAGCACCTGGACGAGAAGGTGGCCCGCCTGCACCTGGACGCGCTCGGCGTCAAGCTCACCGAGCTGACCAAGGAGCAGGCCGCCTACATCGGCGTGCACGTCGAAGGCCCCTACAAGCCCGACCACTACCGGTACTAG
- a CDS encoding Trm112 family protein, translating into MSVKLDSWLMEILACPNCGGELRAEGGESELVCTGSCGYAYPVRDGIPVLLVDEARTPAP; encoded by the coding sequence GTGAGCGTGAAACTCGACAGCTGGCTGATGGAGATCCTCGCCTGCCCCAACTGCGGCGGGGAACTGCGCGCCGAGGGCGGCGAGTCCGAGCTGGTGTGCACTGGTTCGTGCGGCTACGCCTACCCGGTGCGCGACGGCATCCCGGTGCTGCTGGTGGACGAGGCCAGGACGCCCGCTCCATGA